Proteins encoded in a region of the Stieleria neptunia genome:
- a CDS encoding enolase C-terminal domain-like protein, whose product MKPTDIRITGVRTNYEHHDYRTTMKFGGMPVDKATVLNVECDVVTGDGKTATGFGSMPLSNIWAFPSREMAYDQTLAAMTTLAARCETIAGDYAEFGHPVDLGMALEELYLAAAAEVSGELKLVQPIPMLATMVTGSPFDAAIHDAFGKVHGKNCFQTYGQDFMSRDVGAYLGADYAGDWIGDFLLDKPKPRMPLYHLVGALDPLDDGELTKPTGDGLPDTLPEWIRYNGLTHLKLKLNGDDVNWDLERIVKVDRIAAETQATLGVDTWYYSLDFNERCPHVDYLIEMLEKLRERTPKGFDRVQYIEQPTARDLKAHPENKMHEAAKLKPVVIDESLTDLESLMLAREMGYTGAALKACKGQSQSMLMAVAAQKLGLFLCVQDLTCPGASLIHSAAIAAHVPGVAAIESNSRQYCPKANLPWEDKFPGIFVVRDGSMDTSCLGGVGLGAVPNTDAATAP is encoded by the coding sequence ATGAAACCCACCGACATCCGCATCACCGGCGTCCGAACCAATTACGAGCACCACGATTATCGCACCACGATGAAGTTCGGCGGCATGCCCGTGGACAAAGCCACGGTGTTGAACGTGGAGTGTGACGTCGTCACTGGCGATGGAAAGACGGCCACCGGATTCGGTTCCATGCCGCTGTCGAACATCTGGGCGTTCCCGTCGCGTGAAATGGCGTACGATCAAACCCTGGCCGCGATGACCACACTGGCCGCGCGCTGCGAAACGATCGCTGGCGATTACGCCGAATTCGGACACCCGGTCGACCTGGGCATGGCGCTTGAGGAACTGTACCTGGCAGCAGCCGCCGAAGTCAGCGGCGAACTCAAGCTGGTTCAACCGATTCCCATGCTGGCCACGATGGTCACCGGCAGCCCCTTTGATGCGGCGATCCACGACGCCTTTGGCAAAGTCCACGGCAAGAATTGTTTTCAAACCTATGGCCAGGATTTCATGAGCCGTGACGTCGGTGCCTACCTGGGCGCGGACTACGCCGGTGATTGGATCGGCGATTTCTTGCTGGACAAACCCAAACCGCGGATGCCGCTGTACCACCTGGTCGGCGCGCTCGATCCACTCGATGATGGTGAATTGACCAAACCCACCGGCGATGGCTTGCCCGATACCTTGCCCGAATGGATTCGCTACAACGGACTGACGCACCTGAAACTCAAACTCAACGGCGACGACGTCAATTGGGATCTGGAACGGATCGTCAAAGTCGATCGCATCGCCGCGGAAACGCAGGCAACACTCGGCGTCGACACCTGGTATTACTCGCTGGACTTCAATGAGCGCTGCCCACATGTCGATTACTTGATCGAGATGTTGGAAAAACTTCGCGAGCGGACGCCGAAAGGGTTTGACCGCGTGCAGTACATCGAACAACCGACGGCCCGCGATCTGAAGGCGCATCCGGAAAACAAGATGCATGAAGCGGCAAAACTGAAGCCGGTCGTGATCGACGAATCGCTGACCGATCTGGAATCGCTGATGCTGGCCCGCGAGATGGGCTACACCGGGGCGGCGCTCAAGGCCTGCAAAGGACAATCGCAATCGATGTTGATGGCCGTCGCCGCGCAGAAACTGGGCCTGTTCCTGTGCGTCCAAGACTTGACCTGTCCGGGCGCCTCGCTGATTCACTCCGCCGCCATCGCCGCCCACGTCCCCGGCGTCGCCGCGATCGAATCGAATTCACGGCAGTATTGCCCGAAGGCGAACCTGCCCTGGGAAGACAAGTTCCCCGGGATCTTCGTCGTGCGAGACGGATCGATGGACACCAGTTGCCTGGGCGGAGTCGGGTTGGGTGCGGTGCCGAACACCGACGCCGCAACAGCACCCTAG
- a CDS encoding DUF6797 domain-containing protein, which translates to MRHLLCWLVPLTVCCLSSWAGAETLRQPDRLEQQLGSVSPSFLAEQVRRRGDARRGALVFYKSAAGCVKCHGSGADATPLGPDLATIGPVTEEHVIESLLDPSKKIRDGYQTHTLLLEDGSVVTGLIAKTTDDSVTLRSASDLTRETSLARDEIVQMKPASKSMMPEGLVASLPDQRDFLDLVRYVSEVAAGGPERFADLKPPAEQLAVKDDSLDLDHAGIIRGFRSRDFEAGKGIYHGYCFNCHGSDGNTPSLPTARAFGTQTLKFGSDPYRMFMTLTRGNGLMAPMSHLTPKERYQVVHYIREQFMKPSNPDYFKVDTDYLAGLPKGSKDGTEIENVQRDFGPALASQLKRQFSSVLTVKLGDLTVSYDLHTMNQAGIWRDGFLDLSNTQHVRARGEGTANPDGRSLDLLAGWQWGHDGTLDYPRDHLLPRGPMPKRWMDYRGHYLHGDQLVLRYRIDGREILELPQQGALRNSVRHSLRIGPGKALVLAAAQGDASRGRSMIVPIDGSGDADKVDAGGGDAGAVIAVVGAPSDDDRAEAALDVFTAAAVTGQVQGLKWQVDAKHRLQLVIPASDQTRQVDVHTLAGRSVEDSSGAGEHVSLSQFQTFVAESQSTSPLVEFDRLTSGGPLLWPDVLTTTGYLGLEQGAYALDTITIPDATPWNTWFRTSALDFFADGRMAVATHGGDIWIVSGIDDDLLNLKWKRFAGGLYEPFGVKIVDGNVFVTCKDRLVKLHDADGNGEADFYESYSADQDVSVNFHAFNFDLQTDDQGNFYYAKSGHGTDSDIPGAVIKVSADGRHREVYCTGFRTPNGMGSLPDGRVVASDNQGQWTPASKISLLRPGGFYGWVGNYSIPGMWAPGGGTIDLEKVVPPDAFDPPLVWMPQEFDNSCGGQAWVDDERWGPLSGHLLHTSFGKGWMYYTMIQDFPDVSQAAIIKLPFDFSTGIMRARVNPADGQVYATGLQGWNGGGRIGLGDKGIQRLRYTGKPHKMVSDCAVQADGLKLQFNFPLDVPSATDLASYDVTHWNYRWAKSYGSEMYSPETGEIGVDEMNVTSVSLGSDGKSVLLNIPDLKPVDQVHLLLKLKARDGEGFEEEIYWTINRVPEQ; encoded by the coding sequence ATGCGTCACCTACTTTGTTGGCTTGTCCCCCTGACGGTTTGTTGTCTTTCTTCGTGGGCCGGGGCCGAAACACTCCGGCAACCGGACCGTCTGGAGCAACAACTCGGCAGCGTGTCCCCCAGTTTCTTGGCCGAACAGGTGCGTCGACGTGGTGACGCACGTCGCGGCGCGTTGGTGTTTTACAAGTCCGCCGCGGGGTGCGTGAAATGCCATGGCAGCGGCGCGGACGCGACACCACTCGGTCCCGATTTGGCGACGATCGGACCGGTCACCGAAGAGCACGTGATCGAGTCGTTGCTCGATCCGTCCAAGAAGATTCGCGACGGCTATCAAACCCACACCCTGTTGCTGGAGGACGGGTCGGTTGTGACGGGGTTGATCGCAAAAACGACCGATGACAGCGTGACCTTGCGATCGGCTTCGGATTTGACCCGCGAGACCAGCCTTGCGCGCGACGAGATTGTGCAAATGAAGCCGGCGTCCAAATCGATGATGCCCGAGGGGCTGGTCGCATCGCTGCCAGACCAGCGAGATTTCTTGGATCTGGTCCGCTACGTCAGCGAAGTCGCCGCCGGGGGGCCCGAACGATTCGCCGATTTGAAACCGCCAGCGGAGCAGTTGGCGGTCAAAGATGACTCTCTGGATCTGGATCATGCGGGCATCATCCGCGGTTTCCGCTCGCGCGATTTCGAAGCCGGCAAGGGGATCTATCACGGCTATTGTTTCAATTGTCACGGCAGCGATGGCAACACACCCTCGTTGCCCACCGCCCGCGCCTTCGGGACCCAAACGCTGAAGTTCGGCAGCGACCCCTACCGGATGTTCATGACCCTGACGCGAGGCAACGGGCTGATGGCTCCGATGTCGCACCTGACCCCCAAAGAACGTTATCAGGTCGTGCACTACATCCGCGAGCAGTTCATGAAGCCGTCCAACCCCGACTACTTCAAGGTCGACACGGACTACTTGGCAGGGTTGCCCAAGGGATCCAAAGATGGCACGGAAATCGAAAACGTGCAGCGAGATTTTGGTCCCGCCCTGGCGTCCCAATTGAAACGGCAATTCAGCAGCGTGCTGACGGTCAAGCTCGGCGATCTGACCGTCTCGTATGACCTGCACACGATGAACCAGGCCGGCATCTGGCGCGACGGGTTCTTGGATCTCAGCAACACGCAGCACGTTCGGGCGCGAGGCGAAGGGACCGCCAATCCCGACGGCCGGTCGCTCGATTTACTGGCGGGTTGGCAATGGGGGCATGACGGAACACTCGATTATCCGCGGGACCATTTGCTACCGCGGGGGCCGATGCCGAAGCGGTGGATGGACTATCGCGGGCATTATTTGCACGGCGATCAATTGGTCCTCCGTTATCGCATCGACGGCCGCGAGATTCTGGAGTTGCCGCAGCAGGGCGCGCTACGAAACTCCGTCCGGCATTCGCTGCGAATCGGCCCGGGAAAGGCACTTGTGCTCGCGGCCGCCCAAGGCGACGCGTCGCGGGGCCGGTCGATGATTGTGCCGATCGACGGCAGCGGTGATGCCGACAAGGTTGACGCCGGCGGCGGAGACGCGGGGGCGGTGATCGCCGTGGTCGGTGCCCCGTCAGATGACGACCGTGCCGAAGCAGCGCTCGATGTGTTCACTGCCGCGGCCGTGACCGGACAGGTCCAGGGACTGAAATGGCAGGTCGACGCGAAGCATCGATTGCAACTGGTGATTCCGGCGAGCGATCAAACACGGCAAGTCGACGTTCACACTCTGGCGGGCCGATCGGTCGAGGATTCCAGCGGAGCAGGCGAGCACGTTTCCCTGTCGCAATTCCAAACGTTCGTTGCCGAGTCTCAATCGACATCACCGCTGGTGGAGTTCGACCGCCTGACGTCCGGCGGGCCGCTGTTGTGGCCCGACGTGTTGACGACCACCGGATACCTGGGATTGGAACAAGGGGCGTACGCGCTCGACACGATCACGATTCCAGACGCCACGCCGTGGAACACTTGGTTTCGCACTTCGGCCTTGGACTTCTTTGCCGACGGACGGATGGCGGTTGCGACACACGGCGGCGACATCTGGATCGTTTCGGGCATCGACGACGACTTGCTGAATTTGAAATGGAAGCGATTCGCGGGCGGGTTGTACGAACCGTTCGGTGTCAAAATCGTGGACGGAAACGTCTTCGTGACGTGCAAGGATCGGCTGGTCAAACTGCACGATGCCGACGGCAACGGCGAAGCGGACTTTTATGAAAGTTACAGCGCTGATCAAGACGTTTCGGTCAACTTCCATGCCTTCAATTTTGATTTGCAAACCGATGATCAAGGCAACTTCTATTACGCCAAAAGCGGGCATGGCACGGACTCGGACATCCCCGGCGCGGTGATCAAGGTCTCGGCCGATGGGCGGCATCGAGAGGTGTATTGCACCGGTTTTCGCACGCCCAACGGGATGGGCAGTTTGCCCGACGGCCGCGTGGTCGCCAGCGACAACCAAGGTCAATGGACGCCGGCATCCAAAATCAGCTTGCTGCGGCCGGGCGGTTTTTACGGCTGGGTCGGCAACTATTCGATCCCCGGCATGTGGGCGCCCGGCGGCGGAACGATCGACCTCGAAAAAGTCGTCCCGCCGGATGCGTTCGACCCGCCGCTGGTTTGGATGCCACAGGAATTCGACAATTCGTGTGGCGGCCAGGCCTGGGTCGACGACGAGCGTTGGGGGCCGTTGTCGGGGCACCTGTTGCACACCAGTTTCGGCAAGGGATGGATGTATTACACGATGATCCAAGATTTTCCCGACGTCTCGCAAGCCGCGATCATCAAGTTGCCATTCGATTTCAGCACCGGAATCATGCGCGCCCGTGTGAATCCGGCCGACGGACAAGTCTATGCCACCGGGTTGCAAGGCTGGAACGGCGGCGGACGGATCGGTCTGGGCGACAAAGGGATCCAGCGGCTGCGGTACACCGGAAAACCACACAAGATGGTCAGCGATTGTGCCGTCCAAGCGGACGGATTGAAGCTGCAATTCAATTTCCCGCTCGACGTCCCGTCGGCGACCGACCTGGCATCCTACGACGTGACGCACTGGAATTATCGTTGGGCGAAATCGTACGGTTCGGAAATGTATTCGCCCGAAACCGGTGAGATCGGCGTCGATGAGATGAACGTGACCAGTGTCTCGTTGGGCAGCGACGGCAAGAGCGTGCTGTTGAACATCCCTGATCTAAAACCGGTCGATCAAGTCCACCTGTTGCTGAAGCTAAAGGCGCGCGACGGAGAGGGATTTGAAGAAGAGATCTACTGGACGATCAACCGCGTGCCGGAACAGTGA
- a CDS encoding AI-2E family transporter, with translation MNTESTDRIPVDLVRAITILTIIVTLGAALIVASEIVLILFLGVLFGVFLTKLSGWISARSPVGYRGALAIVVVSLLLGLAGSATFFFVQVNEQVEKASERIDEGIRELRSLVGRYPALKSTLASTPIVSDALGVEGDDKNRNNSGSSEQSGIQLGSIPEPVKQAARSVGQMFRTTFGLVVNSLLIFFVGLFLAISPGGYRDGVVHLVPESKRTRVAEVLDTTSETLWRWLIGRFGSMLVTGVGAFLLLLVLGIPMAGTLGMLTALLTFVPNIGAAIALGLAILFALPQGVGSVGAVIGGYVALQLFESYVVTPLIQQKAVSLPPALLISFQAVMGVLFGFIGAAVASPLLATGKTMVEMLYVEDYLHSADTHGNQ, from the coding sequence TTGAATACCGAATCCACCGACCGAATCCCCGTCGATCTTGTTCGCGCGATCACGATCCTGACGATCATCGTGACGTTGGGGGCGGCGTTGATCGTGGCCAGCGAAATCGTTTTGATTCTGTTTCTCGGCGTCTTGTTTGGTGTTTTCCTGACCAAGCTGTCCGGCTGGATTTCCGCCCGCTCTCCCGTCGGTTATCGGGGGGCGTTGGCGATCGTCGTCGTCTCATTGCTGTTGGGCTTGGCCGGTTCGGCGACGTTCTTCTTCGTGCAAGTCAATGAGCAAGTGGAAAAGGCGAGTGAACGGATTGACGAGGGAATCCGTGAGTTGCGAAGTCTGGTCGGCAGGTATCCGGCTTTGAAATCAACGCTCGCGTCGACACCGATTGTCTCCGACGCACTCGGGGTGGAGGGGGACGACAAGAATCGCAACAACAGTGGTTCGTCGGAGCAATCAGGCATCCAACTCGGCAGCATTCCAGAGCCCGTCAAGCAGGCTGCGCGATCCGTCGGGCAGATGTTTCGGACGACGTTCGGATTGGTGGTCAACAGCCTGCTGATCTTTTTCGTCGGGCTGTTTCTGGCGATTTCACCGGGCGGCTACCGCGATGGAGTGGTGCATCTGGTTCCCGAGTCGAAACGGACGCGGGTTGCGGAAGTGCTCGACACCACCAGCGAGACGCTCTGGCGTTGGCTGATCGGTCGATTCGGTTCGATGCTGGTGACCGGAGTGGGTGCGTTTTTGCTGCTGCTGGTGTTGGGGATTCCGATGGCGGGTACGCTCGGCATGCTGACCGCACTGCTCACCTTTGTTCCCAACATCGGTGCCGCAATCGCGTTGGGTTTGGCGATCTTGTTTGCGTTGCCACAAGGCGTCGGATCGGTGGGAGCCGTCATCGGCGGGTACGTTGCATTGCAGCTTTTCGAAAGCTACGTCGTGACGCCGCTCATTCAGCAGAAAGCGGTGTCACTGCCGCCGGCATTGCTGATCTCCTTTCAAGCGGTCATGGGCGTGCTGTTCGGGTTCATCGGTGCCGCCGTCGCATCCCCTTTGCTTGCCACCGGCAAAACGATGGTCGAGATGCTGTACGTGGAAGATTACTTGCATTCAGCGGATACTCACGGCAACCAGTAG
- a CDS encoding PRC-barrel domain-containing protein, with amino-acid sequence MLIAFESVRGTTLAGIDDEVGTILDLLIDTDDWLTRHLVVDTGKWLSDRRVLLPPSILGQRDWQQRAIAVKLTKQQVQDSPHVDSKKPVSRQMEAELFKHYDVPAYWGPAGVSMAAGGPVGMPMSAHVPAEEQQTVEETLPNLRSVKEIRNYWIEATDGDLGHVEDLIVDDETWAIRYVVVDTKNWLPARKVLISPQWIESISWSETTVSINMTREEIKNSPEYDPLTPINRGYEEHLYDYYGRERYWLP; translated from the coding sequence ATGTTGATCGCTTTTGAATCAGTTCGCGGAACCACACTGGCCGGCATTGACGACGAGGTCGGAACGATCTTGGACCTGCTGATCGATACCGACGATTGGCTGACCCGGCATCTGGTTGTCGATACGGGCAAGTGGCTTTCGGATCGCCGCGTCTTGTTGCCGCCGAGCATTCTGGGTCAGCGTGATTGGCAGCAACGGGCGATCGCCGTCAAGCTGACCAAGCAACAGGTCCAGGACAGCCCCCACGTCGACTCGAAAAAGCCGGTCTCACGACAGATGGAAGCGGAACTGTTCAAGCATTACGACGTGCCCGCGTACTGGGGACCGGCCGGCGTCTCGATGGCCGCCGGTGGACCGGTGGGAATGCCGATGTCTGCCCACGTGCCAGCCGAGGAGCAACAAACGGTGGAAGAGACCCTTCCCAATCTTCGGAGCGTCAAAGAGATCAGAAACTACTGGATCGAAGCAACCGATGGTGACCTCGGGCACGTCGAGGACCTGATCGTTGACGATGAAACTTGGGCGATCCGGTATGTCGTCGTCGACACCAAGAACTGGTTGCCGGCACGCAAGGTTTTGATCTCACCGCAGTGGATCGAATCCATCTCGTGGTCCGAAACCACGGTGTCCATCAACATGACTCGCGAGGAAATCAAGAACTCGCCGGAGTACGACCCGCTGACACCGATCAACCGTGGCTACGAAGAACACTTGTACGACTACTACGGTCGAGAGCGCTACTGGTTGCCGTGA
- a CDS encoding BON domain-containing protein, whose protein sequence is MNLRSFPVVAVAATMTLVSLFLPSPAVFGPSVAIAAGRPAFDSDRLESAIKADLDDTESLNASRISVEVENGLVTLAGNVSSLMDKRRAGQIAKRTRSIQGVLNQLYVDRSDRSDDEIRDDVLMRLRVNDSLDRPEIVVNVQNGSVAMTGKVDSLAEKRLAETAAAGVRGVTEVKNQLTVALTSPRSDGELREEVQALIVNSVYFDDVQVRVEVEDALVNLSGTVGSVTQKSHLIETAEIWGVKGVLADQVSVDPDQLDPTRRAGRYASATDESIRQTLDRAFANDPVVFPFADSISSTVQSGVVTLDGTVGRLRVKNEAERLAMDVVGVARVINELEVRYGGKPPSDAEIIRLSQQALSRSPNLDRRDFRIHCQAAHVSLYGLVESEFEKQLAEWIVDGVPGVVHVNNALAVQDDWKPKADDQIREDLERKLQLALFDTSNQIDVEVSDGVVILTGEVDTWRQWQAAMDLAIEAGARHPHNLLNVRMHPPHGGSRIYVPR, encoded by the coding sequence ATGAACCTTCGATCCTTTCCCGTTGTCGCAGTGGCGGCAACGATGACCCTTGTCAGTCTTTTCCTGCCCAGCCCCGCCGTGTTCGGGCCCTCGGTGGCTATCGCGGCCGGGCGTCCGGCATTTGATTCCGACAGACTTGAATCGGCGATCAAGGCCGACCTCGATGACACCGAGTCTCTCAACGCGAGCCGGATCAGTGTGGAGGTCGAAAATGGACTGGTGACCCTCGCCGGCAACGTCTCCAGTCTGATGGACAAACGCCGTGCGGGACAAATCGCCAAACGGACTCGATCGATCCAAGGTGTCCTCAATCAGCTCTACGTCGACCGCAGCGATCGCAGCGACGACGAGATTCGTGATGACGTTCTGATGCGGTTGCGTGTCAACGACAGTCTTGACCGTCCCGAAATCGTGGTCAACGTCCAAAACGGGAGCGTCGCGATGACGGGCAAGGTCGATTCGCTGGCGGAGAAGCGGCTCGCCGAAACGGCCGCCGCCGGAGTGCGTGGCGTGACCGAAGTGAAAAATCAACTCACCGTCGCGCTGACCAGTCCACGAAGTGATGGCGAATTGCGCGAGGAAGTTCAGGCGTTGATCGTCAACTCGGTCTACTTCGACGACGTCCAAGTCCGCGTCGAGGTGGAAGATGCGCTGGTCAATTTGAGCGGCACCGTCGGTTCGGTCACCCAGAAATCGCACCTGATTGAAACGGCTGAAATCTGGGGCGTCAAAGGTGTGCTTGCCGACCAAGTTTCGGTCGATCCCGATCAACTCGATCCGACGCGACGAGCCGGTCGCTACGCAAGCGCCACCGACGAGTCGATCCGGCAGACGCTCGATCGCGCGTTCGCGAATGACCCGGTCGTGTTTCCCTTCGCCGATTCGATTTCATCGACGGTCCAGTCCGGCGTGGTCACGCTTGACGGGACCGTTGGACGCCTGCGGGTGAAAAACGAGGCCGAGCGGTTGGCCATGGATGTGGTCGGCGTCGCTCGCGTTATCAACGAACTGGAGGTACGCTACGGAGGCAAACCCCCGTCGGATGCCGAGATCATTCGCCTGTCCCAGCAAGCACTTTCGCGAAGCCCCAACCTCGACCGGCGTGATTTTCGCATCCATTGTCAAGCCGCGCACGTGAGTCTGTACGGTTTGGTGGAAAGCGAATTCGAAAAACAATTGGCCGAATGGATCGTCGACGGGGTCCCCGGTGTGGTGCATGTCAACAACGCGCTTGCCGTCCAAGACGACTGGAAACCGAAAGCGGATGATCAGATCCGCGAAGACTTGGAGCGAAAACTACAGCTGGCACTGTTTGACACGTCCAATCAGATTGACGTGGAGGTCAGCGATGGAGTCGTCATTTTGACCGGTGAAGTCGACACGTGGCGTCAATGGCAAGCCGCGATGGATCTGGCGATCGAAGCCGGAGCCCGCCACCCCCACAACCTGTTGAACGTCCGCATGCACCCGCCGCACGGTGGTTCCAGGATCTACGTGCCCCGCTAA
- a CDS encoding DUF1592 domain-containing protein, with translation MSFRRPFSTFLPYVTLMVLVFGASPCRADSATREANFRTHLLPLLRTYCYDCHDSGSEIDLASDDRAASLQTNRTRWTQAIAHLRLGTMPPEDGPELDSETRQRMVRMIDAVANAVDCVENPNAGRVALRRLNRDEYRNTIRDLTGVDYTPAADFPGDDVGYGFDNIGDVLSLPPLLMEKYVDAALQVAGEAIYTPPPPELYEIERGPASLVGAEKFGSRVPLVLASQGTVSLPVTLPFGGMYQLTLLAGGDQGGDEPVKVEIDWGRRPVVIEVPNHEPREFKIPMRLGKGSRSIKISFINDYYQKNVADRNFHLHHVKLTGTETRSVSVDASKIPPSHQRIIFVTPSKDVTVDQATRAVLSRFASRAFRRPASSWEVDRLSALAAQVRDADGSFEESIQVAIGAVLVSPSFLFKVERPQSPGPDGAMPRITDYELATRISYFLWSSMPDDELLMMAHRGTIRDPNVLLRKIASMIQDRRANQFVENFASQWLQIRNLENVDPDTRVYRGFNDQIRKLMMRETLTFFAAVMRENLPVTTLLDADFTYLNQPLAEFYGIAGVAGDGFRKVSLAGTPRGGLLTHASVLTVTSNPTRTSPVKRGKWVLDNLLNTPPPPAPPNVPELQRDELVGTLRERMEQHRQNPGCATCHNMMDPLGFALENFDAVGRWRSSEGREPIDAAGVFPDGTTFDGVDDLRRLLAGPRKEQFVRCLAEKLLIYAIGRGTAFYDKCAIDTIVSECRKHDDRFAYLIAAIIQSDPFQKQGFRE, from the coding sequence ATGTCCTTTCGCCGGCCTTTTTCAACGTTTCTGCCTTACGTGACGTTGATGGTGCTGGTGTTTGGGGCGTCCCCCTGCCGGGCGGACTCGGCCACCCGTGAAGCCAACTTCCGAACGCATTTGCTGCCGTTGCTTCGCACGTATTGTTATGACTGTCACGATTCCGGCAGCGAAATCGACTTGGCCAGCGACGACCGTGCCGCCAGTTTGCAGACCAATCGGACCCGTTGGACCCAAGCGATCGCCCATTTGCGTTTGGGGACGATGCCGCCGGAAGACGGTCCGGAGCTGGATTCCGAAACGCGGCAGCGAATGGTGCGGATGATTGACGCCGTGGCCAATGCGGTCGACTGTGTCGAAAATCCCAACGCCGGTCGCGTCGCTTTGCGTCGGCTCAACCGTGACGAATACCGGAACACGATTCGTGACTTGACGGGCGTCGACTACACGCCGGCGGCGGATTTTCCCGGTGACGATGTGGGGTACGGATTCGACAACATCGGCGATGTGCTCTCGCTGCCCCCGTTGCTGATGGAAAAGTACGTCGATGCGGCGTTGCAGGTCGCCGGCGAAGCGATCTACACGCCACCGCCGCCGGAACTGTACGAGATCGAGCGCGGCCCCGCATCTTTGGTCGGCGCCGAAAAATTCGGATCGCGCGTTCCACTGGTGCTCGCGTCCCAGGGCACCGTCTCGTTACCGGTCACGCTGCCGTTCGGCGGGATGTACCAGCTGACGCTGTTGGCAGGCGGCGATCAGGGCGGGGACGAACCGGTCAAGGTGGAGATCGATTGGGGGCGACGGCCGGTCGTGATCGAGGTCCCCAATCATGAGCCCCGGGAATTCAAGATTCCCATGCGGTTGGGAAAAGGCAGCCGCTCGATCAAAATCAGTTTCATCAACGACTATTACCAGAAGAACGTCGCGGACCGAAATTTCCATTTGCACCACGTGAAATTGACCGGCACCGAGACCCGCAGCGTTTCGGTCGACGCGTCCAAGATTCCGCCGAGTCATCAGAGAATCATTTTCGTCACGCCGTCCAAAGACGTGACGGTCGACCAGGCGACACGTGCCGTGCTGTCCCGGTTTGCCAGTCGTGCGTTCCGTCGACCGGCCAGCAGTTGGGAAGTCGATCGGTTGTCCGCGCTTGCCGCCCAGGTGCGTGACGCGGACGGAAGCTTTGAAGAAAGCATCCAAGTCGCCATCGGCGCCGTTCTGGTTTCGCCATCCTTCCTGTTCAAAGTCGAGCGGCCGCAATCGCCGGGTCCCGATGGGGCGATGCCGAGGATCACCGATTATGAACTGGCGACCCGGATTTCGTACTTTCTGTGGAGCAGCATGCCCGACGATGAACTGTTGATGATGGCCCATCGCGGGACGATCCGAGATCCGAACGTGCTGCTGCGAAAGATCGCATCGATGATCCAGGACCGACGTGCCAACCAGTTCGTCGAGAATTTCGCCTCGCAATGGTTGCAGATTCGCAACTTGGAAAACGTCGATCCGGACACCAGGGTGTATCGGGGTTTCAACGACCAGATTCGCAAATTGATGATGCGTGAGACGTTGACGTTTTTCGCCGCCGTGATGCGGGAGAACCTGCCCGTGACGACGCTGCTGGATGCGGATTTCACGTATCTGAATCAGCCCCTAGCGGAGTTCTACGGCATCGCCGGTGTCGCTGGCGATGGATTTCGCAAGGTCTCGCTGGCCGGGACACCGCGTGGCGGATTGCTGACGCACGCGAGTGTGTTGACGGTGACCAGCAACCCGACCCGCACCAGTCCGGTCAAACGCGGAAAATGGGTGCTGGACAACCTGCTCAATACACCGCCACCGCCGGCGCCGCCGAATGTTCCCGAATTGCAACGTGACGAATTGGTCGGCACGTTGCGCGAGCGGATGGAGCAACATCGTCAGAATCCGGGCTGTGCGACGTGCCATAACATGATGGATCCGCTCGGTTTTGCCCTGGAAAACTTTGACGCCGTGGGGCGTTGGCGGTCCAGCGAAGGCCGCGAGCCGATCGATGCGGCGGGCGTGTTTCCCGATGGCACGACGTTCGACGGCGTGGATGATCTGCGCCGTCTGTTGGCCGGCCCCCGCAAAGAACAATTCGTTCGCTGTCTGGCGGAGAAACTGTTGATCTATGCGATCGGCCGCGGCACCGCGTTTTATGACAAGTGTGCGATCGATACGATTGTCAGCGAGTGTCGCAAGCACGACGACCGCTTCGCCTATTTGATCGCAGCGATCATTCAAAGCGACCCTTTCCAGAAACAAGGTTTCCGAGAGTAA